A window from Desulfovibrio subterraneus encodes these proteins:
- the ilvN gene encoding acetolactate synthase small subunit: MKHTISALVKNRVGVVADVTDVFKRNGVNFKSISCAETEEFDVSRLVITVENHDGQLENVLDQVRQLDSIAELDDLSRKEFVDREMALIKVGFTRETMTQVMQIFEVFRANVIGMGQETISVEITGDEDKVDGLIKMLRPHGIRSLCRTGVVALKRGDE; this comes from the coding sequence ATGAAACATACGATTTCTGCATTGGTGAAAAACAGGGTTGGTGTTGTAGCCGATGTTACCGATGTATTCAAAAGGAACGGCGTGAATTTCAAATCCATCTCCTGCGCTGAAACCGAAGAATTTGACGTTTCCCGGCTGGTCATCACGGTGGAGAATCATGACGGGCAGCTGGAGAATGTGCTCGACCAAGTACGGCAGCTCGATTCCATTGCCGAACTGGACGATCTTTCCCGCAAGGAATTCGTTGACCGCGAAATGGCACTCATCAAGGTGGGATTCACCCGCGAGACCATGACGCAGGTCATGCAGATATTTGAAGTATTCCGCGCCAACGTGATCGGTATGGGACAGGAAACCATAAGCGTGGAGATCACCGGTGACGAGGACAAGGTGGACGGACTTATCAAGATGCTGCGTCCCCATGGCATCCGCAGCCTGTGCCGCACCGGTGTGGTGGCCCTGAAGCGCGGCGATGAATAG
- a CDS encoding rhodanese-like domain-containing protein — protein sequence MRLSSAVYNALLALLLVAFLHPAAFAEQNHIATDNSTEINRNAFQAAPTPAPPTPSNPDTGASFLTDVTPEEALRLITEASEQDKLIILDIRTTPEFLIGHIANARHINFYDSDFTERLNALPKDMRYLIYCHSGSRSERALTIMRKLGFQKIYHLQTGIAGWYKANLPLER from the coding sequence ATGCGTCTTTCTTCTGCTGTTTACAACGCCCTGCTTGCCTTACTTCTTGTCGCCTTTCTGCACCCAGCAGCATTTGCAGAACAAAACCATATAGCTACGGACAACTCAACGGAGATTAACCGGAACGCTTTCCAGGCCGCGCCAACTCCAGCTCCCCCTACCCCGTCCAATCCGGATACCGGAGCAAGCTTCCTGACGGATGTAACGCCGGAAGAGGCTCTGCGCCTCATCACCGAAGCCTCGGAGCAAGACAAACTCATCATTCTGGACATACGCACCACGCCCGAGTTTCTCATAGGGCATATTGCAAACGCACGGCATATCAACTTTTACGACAGCGACTTCACGGAACGCCTGAATGCCCTGCCCAAAGACATGCGCTACCTTATATATTGTCATTCCGGCAGCAGAAGCGAACGGGCGCTTACCATCATGCGCAAGCTCGGATTTCAGAAAATATACCACCTGCAGACCGGCATTGCCGGATGGTACAAGGCAAACTTGCCGCTGGAGAGATAA
- the glmS gene encoding glutamine--fructose-6-phosphate transaminase (isomerizing) yields the protein MCGIIGYTGHRPAVPLIVEGLRRLEYRGYDSAGVAFIQNKQLTTVRAEGKLVNLETKLESVNTTLATSGMGHTRWATHGIPVERNAHPHMCSDGSLAIIHNGIIENYQPLKNELMEKGYSFKSETDTEVLANLIAEGRKQTGALDKGLSWALQRVEGAYAVVVYATDMPGVIYGARLSSPFVMGIGQGENFVASDIPAFLPYTRDVVFLENGEMVRIEANDWKVLDVKTLEPIEKQVHHIQWDIQSAQKGGYKHFMLKEIFEQPRVITDCMTGRVDWQRKEVLLPELDALPVPKRLHIVACGTSYHAGMWGQTLIENWSGIPVNVEIASEFRYRDPILQEGDMILVISQSGETADTLAGLRIAKDRGINVIGLCNVVGSSIARESDTVIYTQAGPEISVASTKAMCSQMTVLTLMALAWARRTNALADDTRVNAITGLSKLAGQLEMELPRMRSEAQSLARLYSTARSFFFLGRGQCYPLALEGALKLKEISYIHAEGYASGEMKHGPIALIDPDFPTFALALNDHLYSKVKSNLEEVQARSGKVIALANPGHDLKVDHPWILPEAWGPLNAFLALPALQLFSYEAADYLGKDVDQPRNLAKSVTVE from the coding sequence ATGTGTGGCATCATCGGATACACCGGGCACAGACCAGCTGTTCCGCTTATCGTTGAAGGCTTGCGCCGTCTTGAATACCGCGGATACGATTCCGCCGGCGTCGCATTCATCCAGAACAAGCAACTCACCACCGTGCGAGCCGAAGGCAAGCTGGTGAATCTGGAAACCAAGCTCGAAAGCGTGAACACCACCCTTGCCACATCCGGCATGGGGCACACCCGCTGGGCTACCCACGGCATTCCCGTTGAACGCAATGCGCACCCCCACATGTGTTCCGACGGTTCGCTCGCCATCATCCACAACGGCATCATTGAAAACTATCAGCCCCTCAAGAACGAGCTGATGGAAAAAGGCTACTCCTTCAAGTCGGAAACCGACACCGAAGTGCTGGCCAACCTGATCGCCGAAGGCCGCAAGCAGACCGGCGCCCTGGACAAGGGCCTGAGCTGGGCGCTGCAGCGGGTGGAAGGCGCCTATGCGGTGGTGGTATACGCCACCGACATGCCCGGCGTGATCTACGGCGCGCGCCTTTCCAGCCCCTTTGTGATGGGCATAGGACAGGGCGAGAACTTTGTGGCATCCGACATTCCCGCATTCCTTCCCTACACCCGTGACGTGGTTTTCCTTGAAAACGGCGAGATGGTGCGCATTGAAGCCAATGACTGGAAGGTGCTGGACGTCAAGACGCTTGAGCCCATTGAAAAGCAGGTGCACCACATTCAGTGGGACATTCAGTCCGCCCAGAAAGGCGGCTACAAGCATTTCATGCTCAAGGAAATTTTCGAGCAGCCCCGCGTCATCACCGACTGCATGACCGGCAGGGTAGACTGGCAGCGCAAAGAAGTGCTGCTGCCCGAGCTGGATGCCCTGCCCGTTCCCAAGCGCCTGCACATTGTCGCATGCGGCACCAGCTACCATGCAGGTATGTGGGGCCAGACGCTCATCGAGAACTGGTCCGGCATTCCCGTGAATGTGGAGATCGCCTCGGAATTCCGCTACCGCGATCCCATTTTGCAGGAAGGCGACATGATCCTCGTGATCAGCCAGTCCGGTGAAACCGCGGACACCCTTGCGGGTCTGCGCATTGCCAAGGACAGGGGCATTAACGTCATCGGTCTGTGCAACGTGGTGGGATCTTCCATCGCCCGCGAATCCGACACTGTCATCTACACGCAGGCAGGGCCGGAAATATCCGTGGCATCCACCAAGGCCATGTGCTCGCAGATGACCGTGCTCACGCTCATGGCGCTGGCATGGGCCCGCCGCACCAACGCCCTTGCCGACGACACACGGGTGAACGCCATCACCGGCCTTTCCAAGCTGGCAGGCCAGCTGGAGATGGAACTGCCGCGCATGCGCAGCGAAGCCCAGTCCCTTGCGCGCCTGTATTCCACGGCCCGCAGCTTCTTCTTCCTCGGTCGCGGTCAGTGCTACCCGCTGGCACTGGAAGGCGCGCTGAAGTTGAAAGAGATTTCCTACATCCATGCAGAAGGCTACGCCTCCGGCGAAATGAAGCACGGCCCCATCGCCCTGATCGATCCGGACTTCCCCACCTTTGCGCTGGCCCTGAACGACCACCTGTACTCCAAGGTGAAATCCAACCTTGAAGAAGTGCAGGCCCGTTCCGGCAAGGTGATTGCCCTTGCCAACCCCGGCCATGACCTGAAGGTGGACCACCCGTGGATTCTGCCCGAAGCATGGGGCCCCCTGAATGCCTTCCTTGCCCTGCCAGCCCTGCAACTCTTCAGCTATGAAGCCGCAGACTACCTCGGCAAGGACGTGGACCAGCCGCGTAACCTCGCCAAGAGCGTGACGGTGGAATAG
- a CDS encoding DUF2461 domain-containing protein, producing the protein MFTGFEKECFVFLQNLQQHNSKEWFEEHRRVYEGKLLTPFRSLVEALGEPMQQIDKYIETRPAIGKTISQMRRDTRFSHDKSLYRNNIWLTFKRPKKNWTDAPAYFFEFGPDWWHYGLGYYSASPATMGLFRDRLLQFPHEFQEATDAIPKGFLVHAESYKRQAIPETLPPELTPWYVRKSFYIASRSTNMTPLSLPDLPLRLLKGFKQLSKMYRFLVAIEDAKQEQKQLNPAVAYERDAFDR; encoded by the coding sequence ATGTTTACCGGCTTTGAAAAAGAATGCTTCGTCTTTTTGCAGAATCTCCAGCAACACAACAGCAAGGAATGGTTTGAAGAACACCGGCGCGTATACGAAGGAAAGTTGTTAACGCCCTTCCGCTCCTTGGTGGAGGCACTGGGTGAGCCAATGCAACAGATCGACAAATACATCGAGACGCGCCCTGCCATTGGAAAGACAATCTCGCAAATGCGCAGGGATACCAGATTTTCACATGACAAGTCGCTCTATCGCAACAATATATGGCTGACGTTCAAACGCCCCAAGAAGAACTGGACCGACGCGCCTGCCTACTTTTTCGAATTCGGCCCCGATTGGTGGCATTACGGCTTGGGCTATTACAGTGCCTCGCCCGCAACAATGGGTCTGTTTCGAGACCGCCTGCTGCAGTTTCCACACGAGTTCCAAGAGGCAACAGATGCGATCCCAAAGGGATTTCTTGTTCATGCCGAGAGCTACAAGCGTCAAGCAATTCCGGAAACCCTGCCGCCGGAACTGACCCCGTGGTATGTACGAAAATCCTTTTATATAGCAAGTCGCAGTACGAATATGACCCCTCTATCGTTGCCCGACCTGCCGTTGAGGCTTCTCAAGGGTTTCAAGCAGCTATCTAAAATGTACCGCTTTCTTGTAGCAATTGAAGACGCAAAACAGGAACAGAAGCAACTAAATCCCGCCGTTGCATACGAACGGGATGCATTTGACAGATAA
- a CDS encoding methyl-accepting chemotaxis protein encodes MLAVIGYSAKSARDNALQNAVAQATSKAITESLRIRSDITSGLGAARSLSQAVEGLKLGENATREQVINIQRLLTERNSEFLGVWTGWEPNAFDGRDADFINGDGSTDKGRFLPYWNRVGGLHLQAIVADPDSGKWYTHSRDTGRESVMDPAVYEMQGRNVVMVSLTVPIRSRGKVLGVTGIDLAGDFLQNLADSVEFMGERADVTLITQSGAIAGKTDKGELIGKPFSDVHETADDIVRRIPMGKPFHMIEGGFISIYVPVALGSDSNWWCVGISVREELIYAQANAMAIRASIVGGISLIVALSVLWLLAGIIARPIRETAQAVNKIAEGDLAVRLTVRGKDEIAVMQGAVNAMAETLQGNITEIEQQVQVAREKTAQAEQAMGEAEEARSRADRARAEGMLQAADKLQHVVERLAGVTERISGQSEEVRNGTEVQKERITATATAMEEMNATVLEVAQNATSAAQKSADTRAKAQEGQDVVEQSITTLKAVWERSEELRKNMSQLGEQTQAIGTIMTVIDDIADQTNLLALNAAIEAARAGEAGRGFAVVADEVRKLAEKTMGATKEVGATIKNIQQVAGDNINTMALAMKELSGAVEMSNRSGLVLTEILAGADDSAGRILGIATAAEQQSAASEEINRAIVEINGITSQTARSVQESMVVLTELAEQSEQVSALIQELKMEASA; translated from the coding sequence ATGCTGGCCGTTATCGGCTATTCCGCAAAGTCGGCGCGGGATAATGCGTTGCAGAATGCCGTAGCTCAGGCAACCAGCAAAGCGATCACGGAATCGCTTCGCATCCGGAGCGACATTACGTCCGGTCTTGGTGCTGCCCGCAGTCTGTCGCAGGCTGTTGAAGGCCTGAAATTGGGTGAGAATGCCACCCGGGAGCAGGTTATCAATATCCAGCGTCTGCTTACGGAGAGAAATTCCGAATTTCTCGGTGTGTGGACAGGCTGGGAGCCCAATGCCTTCGATGGTCGCGATGCCGACTTCATCAACGGCGACGGCAGCACGGACAAGGGGCGCTTTCTGCCTTACTGGAACCGAGTCGGGGGGCTGCATCTTCAGGCTATTGTTGCAGATCCGGATTCCGGTAAATGGTACACGCATTCCCGTGATACTGGACGGGAGTCAGTCATGGACCCCGCAGTGTACGAGATGCAGGGCAGGAATGTGGTCATGGTCAGCCTTACTGTGCCTATCCGGTCCAGAGGCAAGGTGCTGGGTGTAACCGGCATCGACCTGGCCGGAGATTTTTTGCAGAACTTGGCGGATTCTGTGGAATTCATGGGGGAACGTGCCGATGTTACGCTGATTACGCAAAGCGGGGCTATCGCAGGCAAGACAGACAAGGGTGAGCTGATCGGCAAGCCGTTCTCTGATGTGCATGAGACTGCCGATGACATTGTACGACGCATACCCATGGGAAAGCCCTTTCATATGATTGAGGGCGGCTTTATCAGCATTTACGTCCCTGTGGCCTTGGGCAGCGACAGCAACTGGTGGTGCGTGGGAATCAGTGTGCGCGAAGAGCTTATCTACGCGCAGGCGAATGCCATGGCCATCCGGGCCAGCATTGTGGGGGGCATAAGTCTGATCGTGGCTCTTTCTGTCTTGTGGTTGCTTGCCGGAATCATTGCCCGTCCCATCCGCGAGACAGCTCAGGCTGTAAACAAGATTGCTGAAGGTGACCTCGCAGTGCGTCTTACTGTCCGCGGCAAAGATGAAATTGCCGTCATGCAGGGGGCGGTGAACGCCATGGCTGAAACGCTGCAGGGTAATATAACGGAAATTGAGCAGCAGGTTCAGGTGGCACGGGAAAAGACCGCTCAGGCTGAACAGGCTATGGGCGAAGCGGAAGAGGCTCGCAGCAGAGCGGACCGGGCGAGGGCTGAAGGCATGTTGCAGGCCGCTGACAAGCTGCAGCATGTGGTCGAGCGTCTTGCCGGTGTGACGGAGCGTATTTCCGGCCAGTCTGAAGAAGTGCGTAACGGCACTGAGGTGCAGAAGGAGCGCATAACGGCCACTGCCACGGCCATGGAAGAAATGAATGCAACCGTTCTTGAGGTGGCTCAGAATGCCACCAGCGCTGCCCAGAAAAGCGCTGATACGCGGGCCAAGGCACAGGAAGGACAGGATGTTGTGGAGCAGTCCATAACAACTCTGAAAGCCGTGTGGGAGCGTTCTGAAGAGCTGCGTAAGAATATGTCGCAGCTTGGGGAGCAGACGCAGGCCATAGGCACCATCATGACCGTGATTGATGATATAGCGGATCAGACGAACCTGCTGGCGTTGAACGCTGCCATTGAGGCGGCAAGGGCTGGCGAGGCAGGCAGGGGTTTTGCCGTTGTTGCGGATGAAGTGCGCAAGCTGGCCGAAAAAACCATGGGGGCAACCAAGGAAGTGGGCGCAACCATCAAGAACATCCAGCAGGTGGCCGGTGACAATATCAACACCATGGCTCTGGCCATGAAGGAACTGAGCGGAGCTGTGGAAATGTCCAACCGTTCCGGGTTGGTGCTGACCGAAATCCTCGCAGGGGCAGACGATTCTGCCGGCCGTATTCTCGGCATTGCCACGGCTGCAGAACAGCAGTCCGCTGCCAGTGAGGAGATCAACCGCGCCATAGTCGAGATCAACGGCATTACATCACAAACTGCCCGCAGCGTTCAGGAATCGATGGTTGTTCTGACCGAATTGGCAGAGCAGTCCGAGCAGGTGTCAGCGTTGATTCAGGAGCTCAAGATGGAAGCCTCGGCCTAG
- the dgcN gene encoding N-acetyltransferase DgcN, translated as MFEAPYLLFLGDAPDGLAAKMAQGIHDWRPEASVGQFRMEGCKADLGIANLSIKEAAAAGAKTLVIGVVNRGGIISQSWKSVLIEALEAGMDIASGLHNLLRNEPDLVEAAAKHGRSLFDVRIPTVQYPIANGKKRTGKRCLAVGTDCSVGKMYTALAMHREMQERGMKATFRATGQTGIMIEGNGVPLDAVVADFMAGAVEWLTPDNEAEHWDLIEGQGSLFHASYSGVTMALVHGGQPDALVLCHEPTRPHMRGLPDYKQPSLEDLRDVALRLAQVVNPACKVVGVSVNTQHLPEAEAFKYLEEVEAAMGIPAIDPFRQGAGRLVEALACI; from the coding sequence ATGTTTGAGGCACCATATCTTCTTTTCCTCGGCGATGCCCCCGACGGCCTTGCAGCCAAGATGGCACAGGGCATTCACGACTGGAGACCGGAAGCTTCCGTTGGGCAGTTCCGCATGGAAGGCTGCAAGGCCGACCTTGGAATTGCAAATTTGTCAATCAAGGAAGCTGCGGCAGCCGGTGCCAAGACGCTGGTCATCGGCGTGGTGAACCGTGGCGGTATCATTTCCCAGAGCTGGAAGTCCGTTCTGATCGAAGCTCTGGAAGCGGGCATGGACATCGCATCCGGCCTGCACAATCTTCTGCGCAATGAGCCCGATCTGGTCGAAGCCGCAGCCAAGCATGGCCGAAGCCTGTTTGATGTGCGCATTCCCACCGTGCAGTATCCCATTGCCAACGGAAAGAAGCGCACCGGCAAGCGCTGTCTTGCCGTGGGCACCGACTGCTCCGTCGGCAAGATGTACACAGCCCTTGCCATGCACCGCGAAATGCAGGAACGCGGCATGAAGGCCACCTTCCGCGCAACGGGCCAGACCGGCATCATGATCGAAGGAAACGGCGTGCCGCTGGATGCCGTGGTTGCCGACTTCATGGCCGGTGCTGTTGAATGGCTCACGCCTGACAACGAAGCCGAGCACTGGGATCTGATCGAAGGCCAGGGCAGCCTGTTCCACGCCTCCTATTCCGGCGTGACCATGGCCCTTGTGCATGGCGGCCAGCCCGATGCACTGGTGCTCTGCCACGAACCCACCCGCCCGCACATGCGCGGCCTGCCCGACTACAAGCAGCCTTCGCTGGAAGACCTGCGTGATGTGGCACTGCGTCTTGCGCAGGTAGTCAACCCTGCGTGCAAGGTGGTAGGGGTTTCCGTAAACACGCAGCATCTGCCCGAGGCAGAAGCCTTCAAGTATCTTGAGGAAGTGGAAGCCGCCATGGGCATTCCCGCAATTGACCCCTTCCGTCAGGGCGCAGGTCGCCTTGTTGAGGCATTGGCATGCATCTAG
- the dgcA gene encoding N-acetyl-D-Glu racemase DgcA, with product MHLETYRDVFRLAKAFTISRGSRTEAVVVRVEITDNGMTGRGECVPYARYGETVESVTEQIRSLPMPVSREQLQTALPAGAARNAVDCALWDLEAKLSGKRAWQLAGLAAPQPETTAFTLSLDTPDNMREEAAANAHRPLLKIKLGGEGDIARIEAVRAGAPEARIIVDANEGWTPEIYNEMAPVLLRLGVEMVEQPLPAASDDALLGLERILPVCADESCHDRASLSKLAGKYDIINIKLDKTGGLTEALELKKAALEAGYGVMVGCMVGSSLAMAPAVLVAQHAAVVDLDGPLLLAEDRSTPIDYDAGKICPPAPELWG from the coding sequence ATGCATCTAGAAACCTACAGGGACGTTTTCCGGCTGGCCAAGGCATTCACCATTTCGCGCGGCTCCCGCACGGAAGCAGTGGTGGTGCGCGTGGAAATCACCGACAACGGCATGACGGGGCGCGGAGAATGCGTTCCCTACGCACGCTACGGTGAAACCGTGGAGAGCGTGACGGAGCAGATTCGTTCACTCCCCATGCCCGTAAGCCGGGAACAATTGCAGACCGCCCTGCCCGCAGGTGCGGCACGGAATGCCGTGGACTGCGCCCTGTGGGATCTTGAAGCCAAACTCTCGGGCAAACGCGCATGGCAGCTGGCCGGACTCGCTGCCCCCCAGCCGGAAACCACTGCGTTTACCCTGTCTCTTGATACGCCCGACAACATGCGGGAAGAAGCCGCAGCAAACGCCCACCGCCCCCTGCTGAAGATCAAGCTGGGCGGCGAAGGTGATATAGCACGCATAGAAGCTGTGCGCGCCGGTGCGCCGGAAGCCCGCATCATCGTGGACGCCAACGAAGGTTGGACACCCGAAATATACAATGAAATGGCTCCGGTGCTGCTCCGGCTTGGTGTAGAGATGGTGGAACAGCCCCTGCCCGCTGCCAGCGACGATGCCCTGCTCGGGCTGGAACGCATTCTGCCCGTCTGCGCTGATGAGTCCTGCCACGACCGTGCATCGCTTTCCAAGCTTGCAGGCAAGTATGACATCATCAACATCAAGCTCGACAAAACCGGCGGCCTGACCGAGGCACTGGAACTGAAGAAAGCGGCGCTCGAAGCCGGTTACGGCGTCATGGTCGGCTGCATGGTCGGCTCGTCGCTGGCCATGGCTCCCGCCGTGCTCGTGGCACAGCATGCCGCAGTGGTTGATCTGGATGGCCCTCTGCTGCTGGCCGAAGACCGCAGCACTCCCATAGATTATGATGCCGGAAAAATATGTCCTCCGGCACCGGAACTCTGGGGCTGA
- a CDS encoding D-amino-acid transaminase, whose product MSRIVYVNGAYVPEEEATVSVFDRGFLFADAVYEVTAVLDGKIVDYPGHVARLERSLGELQMGMPFSSDDLLEVHRELVRRNSMDEGAIYLQVTRGAADRDFAFPKHAEQTVVLFTQAKPLTGAKKGIRVISLPDMRWGRRDIKTVQLLAPSMAKMAAKAEGKDDAWLVQNGFVTEGTSNNAYIVTREGKIVTRNLSSSILHGITRAAVLKLAAERGMEVEERPFTIEEAQQAAEAFVTAATTFVCPVIEIDGVAISGGKPGPVAERLNELYIETGRKSAL is encoded by the coding sequence ATGAGTCGTATAGTATATGTGAACGGCGCGTATGTGCCGGAAGAAGAAGCCACCGTTTCCGTCTTTGACCGCGGCTTTCTGTTTGCGGATGCAGTATATGAAGTAACGGCCGTGCTGGATGGCAAGATCGTGGATTACCCCGGTCATGTGGCCCGCCTTGAGCGTTCGCTTGGCGAACTGCAGATGGGCATGCCCTTCTCGAGCGACGACCTGCTGGAAGTGCACCGCGAACTGGTCAGACGCAACAGCATGGACGAAGGCGCCATCTACCTGCAGGTCACGCGCGGCGCAGCCGACCGCGATTTCGCCTTCCCCAAGCATGCCGAACAGACCGTTGTGCTCTTCACGCAGGCCAAGCCACTTACCGGTGCCAAGAAAGGCATCCGCGTCATCTCCCTGCCCGACATGCGCTGGGGCCGCCGCGACATCAAGACCGTGCAGCTACTTGCCCCCTCCATGGCCAAAATGGCCGCCAAGGCAGAAGGCAAGGATGACGCATGGCTGGTGCAGAACGGTTTCGTGACTGAAGGCACCTCGAACAATGCCTACATCGTCACCAGGGAAGGCAAGATCGTTACCCGCAACCTCTCTTCCTCCATCCTGCACGGTATTACCCGCGCCGCAGTGCTCAAGCTCGCCGCCGAACGCGGCATGGAAGTGGAAGAACGCCCCTTCACCATCGAAGAAGCCCAGCAGGCAGCCGAAGCCTTTGTGACCGCAGCCACCACCTTTGTCTGCCCCGTCATCGAAATCGACGGCGTGGCAATCTCCGGCGGCAAGCCCGGCCCCGTGGCAGAACGGCTCAACGAACTCTACATTGAAACAGGCCGCAAAAGCGCGCTGTAG
- a CDS encoding molybdopterin-containing oxidoreductase family protein translates to MNTYKSICPYDCPTTCGLLVDIEEGSGGNARNTSKVVRVKGDPDDPVCRGVICRKMQRYEKSIHSPDRILSPLRRTGAKGSGEFVPVSWDEAIREITGNWKRAIAEAGPETILPFYYSGVMSYIHRNCGDALFNRMGACSLVKTLCASAKSAGYSAVVGKTGCLDPRELAQSDLFIIWGSNMKATRLQSLPQIAAARRAGKRVVLVESCALEMASYCDQVVLVRPGTDGALALAMMHVLAAEGLVDEAFLRDGAEGYEEFAKTLHACTPEWAEAETGVPAQVIRELAREYGAAAAPAIILGSGNSRYGNGGMTVRLITILSAFTGAWSRPGGGLCGCSPGGGPYVDATRITRPDLRTNTARKVNINMLASALGGTDGGVPIRCLHVYACNPVGSVCNQQGILQGLTNPDLFTVVHERFMTDTARYADIILPATFSVEQADCYSSYGYCSFGTAYRLLPPAGESKSNWDIFCLLAKAMGYEESHFDRTEEELLIELLDHPKQGLSGLTDEEWNTLRTGGQVSTPFAAHDDWKTPSGKLMIVNAAQKFAVPCYQKCHGGSHPLRLIAVPSSETLNSIFLERDDLVERRGEMTLVMHPADAEARGIADGDAVVAFNELGEVTFTVLVSALVAQGAVAAAGVFARRQSANGNLVNTLHHERLSDIGEATTLNDNTVDVRRA, encoded by the coding sequence ATGAACACCTACAAATCCATTTGCCCGTACGATTGCCCCACCACGTGCGGGCTGCTGGTCGATATAGAAGAAGGCTCAGGCGGTAACGCCCGCAATACAAGCAAGGTCGTCAGGGTCAAGGGTGATCCTGACGATCCGGTCTGCCGCGGCGTCATCTGCCGGAAGATGCAGCGCTACGAAAAATCCATCCATTCCCCGGACCGCATTCTCTCCCCGCTCAGGCGCACCGGAGCCAAGGGCAGCGGCGAATTCGTTCCTGTTTCGTGGGACGAGGCCATTCGTGAAATTACCGGTAACTGGAAGCGGGCCATTGCCGAGGCTGGGCCGGAAACCATACTGCCGTTCTATTATTCCGGCGTGATGAGCTATATTCACCGTAACTGCGGCGATGCCTTGTTCAACAGGATGGGGGCATGCTCCCTTGTGAAGACGCTGTGCGCTTCGGCCAAGTCCGCAGGCTATTCCGCCGTGGTGGGTAAAACCGGTTGTCTGGACCCGAGGGAGCTGGCGCAGAGTGACCTCTTCATCATCTGGGGCAGCAATATGAAGGCCACCCGCCTGCAGAGCCTGCCGCAGATAGCGGCGGCGCGTCGCGCTGGCAAGCGCGTGGTGCTTGTGGAATCGTGCGCGCTTGAGATGGCGTCCTATTGCGATCAGGTGGTGCTGGTGCGTCCCGGCACGGACGGAGCGCTGGCGCTGGCCATGATGCACGTGCTGGCTGCGGAGGGCCTCGTCGATGAGGCGTTTCTGCGTGACGGTGCTGAAGGGTACGAAGAATTTGCCAAAACCCTGCACGCCTGCACCCCCGAATGGGCCGAGGCGGAAACCGGCGTGCCTGCGCAGGTGATCAGGGAGCTTGCCCGCGAATACGGAGCGGCTGCCGCCCCTGCCATCATCTTGGGCAGCGGTAATTCCCGTTACGGCAACGGTGGCATGACCGTGCGGCTCATCACCATTCTCTCTGCCTTTACCGGAGCATGGAGCCGCCCCGGAGGCGGACTGTGCGGTTGTTCTCCGGGGGGCGGCCCCTATGTGGATGCAACCCGTATAACCAGACCCGATCTGCGGACCAACACTGCCCGCAAGGTGAATATCAACATGCTGGCCTCTGCCCTTGGCGGGACAGATGGTGGCGTTCCCATCCGCTGCCTGCATGTCTATGCCTGCAATCCGGTGGGCTCGGTGTGCAACCAGCAGGGTATTTTGCAGGGGTTGACCAACCCTGATCTGTTTACCGTGGTGCATGAGCGGTTCATGACAGACACCGCCCGCTATGCGGATATCATTCTGCCCGCCACCTTCTCCGTGGAGCAGGCGGACTGCTACAGCTCGTATGGCTATTGTTCTTTCGGTACGGCTTACAGGCTGCTGCCGCCTGCCGGTGAAAGCAAGAGCAACTGGGATATCTTCTGCCTGCTCGCCAAGGCCATGGGCTACGAAGAAAGCCACTTCGACAGAACCGAAGAGGAACTGCTCATAGAATTGCTGGACCACCCGAAGCAGGGATTGTCCGGTCTTACGGATGAGGAATGGAATACGCTGCGCACCGGTGGGCAGGTTTCCACGCCCTTTGCCGCGCACGACGATTGGAAGACACCTTCCGGTAAGCTGATGATCGTGAACGCAGCGCAGAAGTTTGCGGTACCCTGTTATCAGAAGTGTCATGGAGGTTCGCACCCCCTCCGGCTCATCGCCGTTCCCAGTTCGGAAACGCTCAATTCCATATTCCTCGAACGGGATGATCTGGTGGAGCGGCGGGGCGAGATGACGCTGGTCATGCATCCTGCTGACGCAGAAGCCCGGGGCATTGCGGACGGCGATGCCGTTGTCGCGTTCAACGAGCTTGGCGAGGTCACCTTCACCGTGCTGGTGAGCGCGCTGGTTGCACAGGGCGCGGTGGCTGCTGCCGGAGTGTTTGCCCGCAGGCAGTCTGCCAACGGCAATCTGGTCAATACGCTGCACCACGAGCGTCTTTCCGACATCGGCGAGGCAACCACCCTGAACGACAACACTGTTGACGTGCGCAGGGCCTGA